The following coding sequences are from one Epilithonimonas vandammei window:
- the priA gene encoding replication restart helicase PriA, producing MQFAQIILPLNLKGTFTYKVPADFLDKIEVGMRVLVPFRGKKIYTGIVAELFDNFEETFVPKEIINLLDNQPIVPKQQLDFWNWLSSYYLCNLGEIYRLAFPSSLKLESETYVRLLSERTIDWQNLDANETYLLQALEVRQMLNLQEIEAFIPKKEIIKTINALIDERYISVDEKITEKYKAKEIAYLKINDEALVSENLAIILLKLDKAKKQKDLFLSILSKQIDNPDNPIRKSLVFDEGNFVNQQLKSLIEKGWVTEYYLEKHRIDSYEGEIEEIEELTENQKKSISEINQAFEEAKNVLLHGVTSSGKTHIYLEKIEDCINSGQNVLLLLPEIALTKQITIRLEKKYGKKLGFYHNKLTDFERVEVWRKIKKNELQILIGTRNSLFLPYENLGLIIVDEEHDSAYRPRDQNFFFNAKDSAMMLAEFYHAKLILGSATPSLESYDLAMKDKLRYVSINERFGKVDLPKFEIIDIKEAQNQKKIVGNFSQKMIDEINLQLDQKKQTIILHNRRGYANVIECETCGHVTYCSNCDVVMTYHKASNELKCHYCGHRSGKPTTCPSCNSDNLNTKGVGVEQIEEETQKIFSDAEVDRMDVDAMRKKFAYEKLYEKLENGETDILVGTQMISKGLDFDNIELVAIPKADSMIHVQDFRAEERAYQLITQVAGRAGRVSGNGKILIQTYNPSHSVFELIKNQNVKEIYNYFLDERKKFLYPPFVKLIMIELKHRKEDKINRASQFLGSILRKYIPEECILGPEKSPIARLNNLYQYQILLKFPKNKNYKIYKELLFKSLDEFDEITAYKSIRKDIFVDF from the coding sequence TTGCAATTCGCTCAAATCATTCTTCCACTCAATCTCAAAGGAACTTTCACGTACAAAGTTCCAGCAGATTTTTTGGATAAAATTGAAGTCGGGATGCGGGTTTTGGTTCCGTTTCGTGGAAAGAAAATCTATACAGGAATTGTTGCCGAATTATTCGATAATTTTGAAGAAACTTTTGTTCCGAAAGAAATCATCAATCTATTAGACAATCAACCGATTGTTCCAAAACAACAATTGGATTTTTGGAATTGGCTGAGCTCCTATTATCTCTGTAATCTAGGCGAAATTTACCGTTTGGCGTTTCCGTCTTCTCTCAAATTAGAAAGTGAAACTTACGTCCGATTATTGTCCGAAAGAACTATTGACTGGCAAAATCTGGATGCCAACGAAACTTATCTTCTTCAAGCTTTGGAAGTTCGGCAAATGCTCAATTTGCAAGAGATTGAAGCCTTCATCCCAAAAAAAGAAATCATCAAAACCATCAATGCGCTGATTGATGAACGATACATTTCTGTGGATGAAAAAATCACTGAAAAGTATAAAGCAAAAGAAATTGCTTATCTGAAAATTAACGATGAAGCTTTGGTTTCAGAGAATTTGGCCATAATTCTTTTGAAACTCGATAAAGCTAAAAAACAGAAAGACCTTTTCTTAAGTATCCTTTCCAAACAAATTGATAATCCAGATAATCCAATCCGGAAATCTTTGGTTTTTGATGAAGGTAATTTTGTCAACCAACAGCTGAAATCTTTGATAGAAAAAGGTTGGGTTACAGAATATTATCTGGAAAAACACAGAATCGATTCTTACGAAGGCGAAATCGAAGAAATTGAAGAACTGACAGAAAATCAGAAAAAATCGATTTCAGAAATCAATCAAGCTTTTGAAGAAGCGAAAAATGTGTTGCTTCACGGTGTGACTTCATCGGGAAAAACGCACATTTATCTTGAGAAAATTGAAGATTGTATTAATTCTGGACAAAATGTTTTGTTGCTTTTGCCAGAGATTGCTTTGACCAAACAAATTACAATTCGTCTCGAAAAAAAATACGGAAAGAAACTCGGATTTTATCATAATAAACTAACGGATTTTGAAAGGGTAGAAGTTTGGCGAAAAATCAAAAAAAATGAACTCCAAATTCTGATTGGAACTCGGAATTCTTTATTTCTTCCATATGAAAATCTAGGATTGATTATTGTTGACGAAGAACACGATTCGGCTTACAGACCAAGAGACCAGAACTTCTTTTTCAATGCAAAAGATTCGGCGATGATGTTGGCAGAATTTTATCACGCAAAATTGATTCTCGGTTCAGCAACGCCTTCTTTGGAGAGCTATGATTTGGCGATGAAAGACAAGTTGCGTTATGTTTCTATTAATGAAAGATTTGGGAAAGTGGATCTACCCAAATTTGAAATCATTGATATCAAAGAAGCACAAAACCAAAAGAAAATTGTTGGCAATTTCAGTCAAAAAATGATTGACGAAATCAATCTTCAATTAGACCAAAAAAAGCAAACCATTATTCTTCACAATCGTCGTGGTTATGCCAATGTCATCGAATGTGAAACTTGTGGTCACGTGACTTATTGCAGTAATTGTGATGTTGTGATGACCTATCACAAAGCTTCGAATGAGTTGAAATGCCATTATTGCGGGCATCGTTCTGGGAAACCAACTACTTGCCCAAGTTGCAATAGCGACAACCTCAATACAAAAGGCGTGGGCGTTGAGCAAATCGAAGAAGAAACGCAAAAGATTTTTTCAGATGCTGAGGTTGACAGAATGGATGTGGATGCGATGCGAAAGAAATTTGCATACGAAAAACTTTACGAAAAGTTGGAAAACGGAGAAACCGACATTTTGGTTGGAACACAGATGATTTCCAAAGGTTTAGACTTTGATAATATAGAATTGGTTGCGATTCCGAAAGCTGATTCTATGATTCACGTTCAGGATTTTCGTGCAGAGGAGAGAGCTTATCAATTGATAACACAAGTTGCAGGAAGAGCAGGAAGAGTTTCTGGAAATGGAAAAATTTTGATTCAAACTTATAATCCATCACATTCGGTTTTTGAATTAATTAAGAATCAGAATGTTAAAGAGATTTATAATTACTTCCTTGATGAAAGAAAAAAGTTTCTTTATCCACCGTTTGTGAAATTAATAATGATTGAACTAAAACATAGGAAAGAAGACAAAATCAATAGAGCTTCTCAATTTCTCGGTTCAATTCTTCGAAAGTATATTCCTGAAGAATGTATTCTTGGTCCGGAGAAATCACCTATTGCTAGGCTAAACAATCTTTATCAATATCAGATTCTTCTCAAATTTCCAAAAAATAAAAACTACAAAATCTACAAAGAATTACTTTTTAAATCTTTGGATGAGTTTGATGAAATCACGGCTTATAAATCTATTAGAAAAGACATTTTTGTCGATTTTTAA
- the ruvX gene encoding Holliday junction resolvase RuvX translates to MGQILAIDYGKVRTGIAVTDDMQIIASGLTTVETPKLIDFLKKYFSENSVDEVVIGLPTDLKGNMSDIETEIQKFILVFEKEFPDKKINRLDERFTSKMASFFISQSGKNKKQRQEKGLIDKVSATILLQNFLDQKR, encoded by the coding sequence ATGGGACAAATCCTAGCAATAGACTACGGAAAAGTAAGAACGGGAATCGCCGTGACTGACGATATGCAAATCATTGCCAGCGGACTGACAACAGTAGAAACGCCAAAGCTTATAGATTTTCTGAAAAAATATTTTTCAGAAAACAGCGTAGACGAAGTGGTTATAGGACTTCCCACAGATTTGAAAGGAAATATGTCCGACATCGAAACTGAGATTCAGAAATTTATTTTAGTTTTTGAAAAGGAGTTTCCTGATAAAAAAATCAATCGTCTGGATGAACGTTTTACTTCCAAAATGGCCTCTTTTTTCATTAGCCAAAGTGGAAAAAACAAAAAACAAAGGCAAGAAAAAGGATTGATTGACAAAGTAAGTGCGACCATATTATTGCAAAATTTTTTAGACCAGAAAAGATGA
- a CDS encoding DUF5606 family protein, with translation MQLEKIISISGKPGLFKLVSQLKNGFIVEDITTKKKASISNSSQVSLLDNIAMFTFDKEVPLFEVFENIAKKYDYKPTISHKSSSDELRAFMAESLPNYDLERVYESDIKKLAQWYNLLQKAGYITPESFVKPEAPAEKTVEEANVVQEKAEKKPAAKKAPAKKAAEKTEEAKEEKAPAKKPATKKATKKEDKE, from the coding sequence ATGCAGTTAGAAAAAATTATTTCGATCTCCGGAAAACCGGGACTTTTCAAATTGGTTTCTCAGCTAAAGAACGGATTTATAGTTGAGGATATTACAACAAAGAAAAAAGCGAGCATATCGAACTCCAGCCAGGTCAGTTTACTGGATAACATCGCTATGTTTACTTTTGATAAAGAAGTTCCTTTGTTCGAAGTTTTCGAAAATATTGCAAAAAAATACGATTACAAACCAACAATCAGCCACAAATCTTCCAGTGACGAACTAAGAGCTTTTATGGCAGAATCTCTTCCTAATTATGATTTGGAAAGAGTTTATGAGTCTGATATCAAAAAATTGGCTCAATGGTACAACTTGCTTCAAAAAGCAGGTTACATCACGCCGGAAAGTTTTGTAAAGCCAGAAGCTCCTGCTGAAAAAACCGTCGAAGAAGCTAACGTAGTTCAAGAAAAAGCAGAAAAAAAACCTGCGGCTAAAAAAGCGCCTGCAAAAAAAGCTGCTGAAAAAACAGAAGAAGCTAAAGAAGAAAAAGCGCCTGCTAAAAAACCTGCTACTAAAAAAGCGACTAAAAAAGAAGACAAAGAATAA
- a CDS encoding ABC transporter substrate-binding protein, giving the protein MRIVSLVPSITETLFDLGLMTDEIVGRTKFCIHPKDYVDKIEIIGGTKNLNIDKIKSLKPDFIIANKEENIREQVEELMKDFKVLVTNIETLEDNYYLLKQLGHLFGKEEKAQFFNLKTYEAFDNQKSEKRLKVAYLIWKNPYMTVGGDTFISRILEELGFENLFNNQKRYPEIQLEDLKEADLIFLSSEPFPFKEKHIEEIQEVCKNQKIKIVDGEAFSWYGTHIAKCGEYYRVLSEDL; this is encoded by the coding sequence ATGAGAATTGTTTCATTAGTTCCTTCGATTACGGAAACTTTATTTGATTTGGGTTTGATGACTGACGAAATTGTTGGTCGGACGAAATTCTGCATTCATCCAAAAGATTATGTTGATAAGATTGAAATAATTGGCGGAACTAAAAATCTTAACATTGATAAAATCAAATCTCTGAAACCAGACTTTATCATTGCCAACAAGGAGGAAAATATCAGAGAACAAGTTGAGGAATTGATGAAAGATTTCAAAGTTTTGGTAACGAATATTGAAACTCTCGAAGACAATTATTATTTATTGAAACAACTCGGGCATCTATTTGGGAAAGAGGAAAAAGCTCAATTTTTCAATCTGAAAACATATGAAGCTTTTGATAATCAGAAGTCTGAAAAACGTTTGAAAGTCGCTTATCTGATTTGGAAAAATCCTTATATGACAGTTGGTGGCGACACTTTTATTTCGAGGATTTTGGAAGAACTAGGATTTGAGAATTTGTTTAATAACCAGAAACGATATCCGGAAATTCAGTTGGAAGATTTGAAAGAGGCAGATTTGATTTTTCTTTCGTCAGAGCCTTTTCCTTTCAAAGAAAAACATATTGAGGAAATCCAAGAAGTTTGTAAGAATCAAAAAATTAAGATTGTTGACGGCGAAGCTTTTTCCTGGTATGGAACACATATCGCGAAGTGTGGGGAATATTATCGGGTATTATCAGAAGATTTATGA
- a CDS encoding ABC transporter ATP-binding protein, with product MSLKISGLTKKFGEQIALNDINITIANNEIIGLLGPNGAGKSTLMKSITGVLKIDEGEILLDEKNIAENEIESKKKIGFLPETNPLYNEMYVKEYLQFVANLHNIKKERVEQVIDLVGITPEKSKKISQLSKGYKQRVGLAQAILHEPDLLILDEPTNGLDPNQIVEIRNVIKEIGKAKTVILSTHIMQEVEALCSRVILIHQGNIIQDSPISEFKGKFASLEEAFQSYTG from the coding sequence ATGTCTTTAAAAATTTCAGGACTTACCAAAAAATTCGGAGAGCAAATTGCGCTCAATGATATCAACATAACGATTGCCAATAACGAGATTATCGGATTACTCGGACCCAATGGTGCAGGAAAATCTACGTTGATGAAATCCATCACAGGCGTTCTGAAAATTGACGAAGGCGAAATACTTTTGGACGAAAAAAACATCGCAGAAAACGAAATCGAATCCAAAAAGAAAATCGGTTTCCTTCCGGAGACTAATCCACTTTATAATGAAATGTACGTGAAAGAATATCTGCAATTCGTAGCAAATCTTCATAATATCAAAAAAGAAAGAGTAGAACAAGTCATAGATTTGGTTGGAATTACTCCTGAAAAATCGAAGAAAATCAGTCAGCTTTCCAAAGGTTACAAACAACGTGTTGGATTAGCGCAAGCCATTCTCCACGAACCGGATTTATTGATTCTTGATGAACCAACCAACGGGCTAGACCCCAATCAAATCGTAGAAATCCGAAATGTCATCAAAGAAATTGGAAAAGCAAAAACTGTGATTCTTTCTACACACATTATGCAGGAAGTAGAAGCGCTTTGCTCACGTGTGATTTTGATTCATCAAGGGAATATCATCCAAGATTCTCCAATCTCAGAATTCAAAGGAAAATTTGCAAGTCTGGAAGAAGCTTTCCAAAGTTATACGGGTTAG
- a CDS encoding RNA polymerase sigma factor, with translation MQSSDKEFLAKIDKHKGIIFKISKMYMDNRDDQNDLFQEIIYQVWKSFSSFEGKSEFSTWLYRIALNTAIIFLKSEKRRNFIQNDDVSLYKIKEDEYNHDDEQNLKVMYESIQQLNPIDKALIFYYLEDFSGKEMAEQMGISEGNARVKLNRAKDKLKELINKRASRD, from the coding sequence ATGCAATCATCTGATAAAGAATTTTTAGCGAAAATCGATAAACATAAAGGAATCATTTTCAAGATTTCTAAGATGTATATGGACAATCGTGATGACCAAAATGACCTTTTTCAGGAGATTATTTATCAGGTTTGGAAGTCGTTTTCAAGTTTTGAAGGAAAGTCGGAATTCTCGACTTGGCTTTACAGAATCGCGCTGAACACAGCGATTATTTTCCTGAAATCCGAGAAGCGACGAAATTTTATCCAGAATGATGATGTATCGCTCTACAAAATAAAGGAGGACGAATACAACCACGACGACGAGCAAAATCTGAAAGTGATGTACGAATCGATCCAGCAACTGAATCCCATTGACAAGGCTTTGATTTTCTATTATCTGGAAGATTTTTCCGGAAAAGAAATGGCAGAACAAATGGGCATCTCGGAAGGCAATGCAAGAGTGAAACTGAATCGTGCGAAGGATAAGTTAAAAGAATTAATCAATAAAAGAGCTTCGAGAGATTGA
- the dacB gene encoding D-alanyl-D-alanine carboxypeptidase/D-alanyl-D-alanine endopeptidase: protein MNKIRNYVSIFAIGFSSFVFSQGSVAVSTYPQVADQQNLVKDITAEKALLSPKEQIEFNINKMFTDPVLRNANWGFVVYDPKTEKIVTAYNETAPLIPASTTKLLTTETAFALLGPQYRWNTQLEYSGSIDVEGVLTGNLYIVGSGDPSLGGNRGGAASYTQIVNQYLDAIREKGIRKITGDIIIQTAIFKENKKQELPKNIVWLEQKNYFLPVGTTKDIDPRNEKLIINQSNNPFNQQKKFFYISPYADKLVYADKFEGNGMTTKVAEPPAFLANKLRESLVKNKITVSGKVTPKIVDREPEPREILTTYKSPTLAEIVNYTNQRSDNGYAEALLKSNGFQSLGDQTTESGRQVVTDHLKSINFDMNGLNYMDGSGLSKSHTVTPLSQVKFLAKMMKSPYYKEYFESLPIAGQSGTLKHMFMLNSNGQIFAKTGTLNGVKCLAGYIKTRNNKTLAFSLLINKFSGSVAQVKDRMEQLLDPTLDL from the coding sequence ATGAATAAAATCAGAAATTACGTTTCAATTTTCGCTATTGGTTTTTCCTCATTTGTTTTTTCGCAAGGGAGCGTCGCAGTTTCTACCTATCCACAAGTTGCTGATCAGCAGAATCTTGTAAAGGATATCACGGCAGAAAAGGCGCTGTTGTCTCCGAAAGAGCAGATTGAGTTTAACATCAATAAGATGTTTACAGACCCTGTTCTAAGGAATGCCAATTGGGGATTTGTGGTTTATGACCCAAAAACGGAGAAAATTGTAACAGCTTACAATGAAACAGCTCCGCTGATCCCAGCTTCTACAACCAAATTATTAACGACCGAAACAGCCTTTGCTTTATTAGGACCGCAGTACAGATGGAACACACAATTAGAATATTCTGGAAGTATTGATGTTGAGGGGGTTTTGACAGGAAATCTTTATATAGTAGGAAGTGGCGACCCTTCACTAGGTGGAAATAGAGGTGGAGCAGCGAGTTATACGCAGATTGTTAATCAATATCTTGATGCTATAAGAGAAAAAGGAATTAGAAAAATTACAGGAGATATTATCATCCAAACTGCGATTTTTAAAGAGAATAAAAAGCAAGAGCTTCCTAAAAATATAGTATGGCTGGAACAGAAAAATTATTTTCTACCGGTAGGAACTACTAAAGATATTGACCCGAGAAACGAAAAGCTGATTATCAATCAGTCTAATAATCCTTTTAATCAGCAAAAGAAATTTTTTTATATTTCTCCCTATGCTGACAAACTGGTGTACGCAGATAAGTTTGAGGGAAACGGAATGACAACAAAAGTAGCTGAACCTCCTGCTTTTTTGGCTAATAAATTGAGAGAAAGTTTGGTTAAAAATAAAATCACTGTTTCTGGAAAAGTAACTCCTAAAATTGTCGATAGAGAGCCAGAGCCAAGAGAAATTTTAACGACTTACAAATCCCCGACTTTAGCAGAAATCGTCAATTATACCAACCAAAGAAGTGATAACGGGTATGCAGAAGCATTATTGAAATCTAACGGTTTCCAAAGCTTAGGCGACCAAACTACAGAATCCGGGCGGCAAGTTGTAACAGATCATCTAAAATCCATAAACTTTGATATGAATGGTCTAAATTATATGGATGGAAGCGGGCTTTCTAAATCGCATACCGTTACGCCACTCTCTCAAGTTAAGTTCTTAGCAAAAATGATGAAATCGCCTTATTATAAAGAATATTTCGAGTCATTGCCAATTGCAGGACAGTCGGGAACACTGAAGCATATGTTTATGCTGAATTCCAACGGACAGATTTTTGCAAAAACCGGAACTTTGAATGGTGTGAAATGTCTGGCAGGTTACATCAAAACAAGAAATAACAAAACCCTAGCTTTTTCTTTATTGATTAATAAATTCTCGGGTTCTGTTGCACAAGTGAAAGACAGAATGGAACAGTTGCTGGATCCAACTTTAGATTTGTAA
- the def gene encoding peptide deformylase codes for MILPIRAFGDNVLRKKAHDIEKDYPELQTLIDNMFETMYGANGIGLAAPQIGLDIRLFVVDVSPLSEDEDYEDIADDLKDFKKVFINARILEESGEEWKFNEGCLSIPEVREDVKRKSTIKIEYYDRNFVKHTDTFSDIRARVIQHEYDHIEGILFTDHLSALKKKIVKGKLQKIANGEVAVSYKMRFPK; via the coding sequence ATGATTTTACCAATTAGAGCCTTTGGCGACAACGTTTTGAGAAAAAAAGCGCACGATATCGAAAAAGATTATCCTGAGCTACAGACATTGATTGACAATATGTTTGAAACCATGTACGGCGCCAACGGTATTGGTTTGGCTGCGCCTCAGATTGGGTTGGACATCCGTCTTTTTGTGGTGGATGTTTCTCCGCTTTCCGAAGATGAAGATTATGAAGATATTGCTGATGATCTAAAAGATTTCAAAAAAGTCTTCATTAATGCAAGAATCCTGGAAGAATCCGGAGAAGAGTGGAAATTCAATGAAGGTTGCCTGAGTATTCCTGAAGTGCGTGAAGATGTAAAACGTAAATCGACCATCAAAATAGAATATTACGATAGAAATTTCGTTAAACATACCGATACATTTTCCGACATCAGAGCAAGAGTGATTCAACACGAATATGACCACATCGAAGGAATTCTTTTTACAGACCACCTGAGTGCGTTGAAGAAAAAAATCGTGAAAGGAAAACTTCAGAAAATTGCTAATGGCGAAGTAGCTGTGAGTTATAAAATGAGATTTCCAAAATAG